ACACCACCTGCCCCCGCCTCGGCCCTCCAATAGGGCCGTTTTGCTAGAGACCGTTCGTAGACTGGCTCCGAGTACGTAGCCACTTTTCGTCGCGACAAGTAGGCTACCGCCGACCGGATCCGGAGACCGACATACTCACACCTGTCCTCCGCAGTACACATTGGTATGACCCAGCTCTACGATCGGCTTCGAACCGCTCCGCAGACAGACGTCGATCTGAGCAACCTCAATTTTGAGGAGCGCCAGGAGGCACGCCAGATCTCGGTCACGCGCACGAGCGATACAACAAATATTGGTCCCTCGGGTGATTTCACAACCGTCTACTATCTTGCAGGCGACGAGAAGCCAGCAGCCGCGCTGTTCGTCGATGAAAACCGCTCAGAGTTAGATGCGGTTGCTTTCTCGAAGAAGAACATCGTGCAGACAAACGTCCCGCGGCCAGTCTATGACTGGATTCTTCACTCGCTTGGCGAGCGAGAGCTAGAGAAACACGAGTCGGTCGTCCTCGAGGAACGCCCCGACGGTCCACACTGGGTGATCGACCGTCAGCGCTACGACGAGTCCCCAAATCGGCGCTACACCACGACAGAACAGCGCGCGGCACGCATTGATGGCTGTTCGATTGATGAACTCTACGAAGCGTTCGACGAAGAGATTCGAGAATCGGACCTCAGAGAGCATGCGGCCGTCATGGGAAACGTCCGCTATATCCTCGAATACTTCCGAACAGCAGACCGATTCGAGTGCGTGCCGGTGTCTGCCGATGGTGAGATGGCAGTTCGGAAAGCAGCGTAACGGAACGCAGGAGATCGGTCTCACTCTCACTTTGAGAGTGTAGTTCACTTCGAAAGCCCCGGCGGGGGAGGATGAAAAGCACTCAGTCCCTACCCGGGTGCTGCCCGTCTCCCCGCATCGCGGCTATTACAAGACAACGTGGTACACATTCCGCGTAAGCACGCGTGCATGTGTGTGGGGTAACCCACAGTCAGTATTCGGCAGTGGATTCACTAATATGTTGCGTTGAGCGGTTGTAACGCACACTGACTTGCCATGTGGTATAGACTCTCTTGGTTTCGCGAATTCCGTATCAAACTAGAAGACTTATTACAGACAACCCAAAATGAACCAGATACCCCTACACCGGGAGTCCATCACAGGTCTCCAATCGCGTGGTCGTATGGATCGCGTGATCGGCCGCTGTGGTGGTCCGCCCTAGCATAGACAAGCAACTAGCAGACAACAACAACAATACAATATGACAAGCAATACGACCTTCCGCGAAAAGGGACGCGCAGTGTTCCTGGCCGCGCTTATGGTTCTGTCCGTTGTCGCCATGTCCGCCACGTTTGCGGGCGCAGCGGCAGCGTTCAACAGCGACACGTACGACGAAGGTCCAACCATCACGTCTAGCGAAAATCTCGATGACGTATGGGTTGGCCAAGAAATCACACTTGTAGATGATGACTGGGACGGTGACTTCGTCTCCATCGCCGAAGGCCCTGAGACGACCGGAGAGGATCCGGATACGGTAACGACCGTTGGCTTCGACGATGATGAGGTTACCTTCAACACCGAAGAGCTGGTAGAGGGCGAAATCTACCACATCTACGCTCACGGTGACACGACAGAAACGTTCGAGTTTGAAGATGACGCATTCGAAGCAACGAGTGAGAACCTCGATGTTTCCTTCGAGAGTGACACCGTTGCTGAGGACGGCACCCTCGACCTCGAGGTTTCGTCTGACCGTCCTGAGCAGTCCCTGAACATTTCGTCGGACGACTTCGATGCTGACGAACTTGACGACATCTTCAACAGCGAGGACGTCGATGTCTACGATCACGGTGACGAGGATGTCATCACGCTCAAGACTGTCGAAGACGACGACGAAATTCCGGCTAACTTCCTGGATGTCGAAAGTGGCGAATACGAGTTCGAGTTTGACGTGACGGACTCAATCGACTCCGACAACGCAACCATCGAAGTTCGCGACTCTGACGCAGACCGCGAATTCGTCAACGGACCGTACACCCAGCAGCAGGGTGACGAGTTCAACATCACCGTCGACCACGACGACACCAATGATGCGTTCGTGACGATCGGTGACTACGAGGACGCTGGCTACGAGGTCGGCCTCTTCGTTGAAGACACTGAAGGCGATCACGACGAGATCAACATCACGTTCAACGCCCACGAAGCAGGCCAGGGTGACGAATACGACGCGATCAGCGCTCAGCAGGAAGACGTTAACCTCGAGATCGCGTACATGCAGGTCGTCGATAGCGACACCATCCACATTAACGATGATTACTTCGACGAGTCCGACCTGGACTCTGAATATGATACCGTCGAAGATGACATCACTGACAGCAGTGCGACCCCGACCGCCACGCTCGACAACCCACTAGCAGCAACGGACTACGAACTGAACGTCGGTGACGGCTACGAAGTCGACGACGGTGCCGTCGAATTCACCGACCGCAGTGACAGTTCGTTCATCAACCTCGAACCAGTCGGTGCGCCTGGTGACGTCACCACGCACACCGCACCTGAAGACGACAGCATGAGCGACCTCGACGACTTCGAGGACGCCACGGTCACTGCAACTGACTCGTTCGCTGAGGACGACTACCTGCTCCTGACCGTTGAAGACGCCGGTCTGACTGGTGCCTTCCCAAGTGACGACGACGTCTCGGTTGGAGCAAACACTGACGATGACGAGGGACTGTCCGCGCTGGACATTGAACTCGAAATCGAGCAGACTGACGTTGCTTCCAACCTCGGAGACGAAGTCTGGAACACGTCTGACGAAGCCGATAACGACCTTGAA
The DNA window shown above is from Natrialba magadii ATCC 43099 and carries:
- a CDS encoding BGTF surface domain-containing protein — its product is MTSNTTFREKGRAVFLAALMVLSVVAMSATFAGAAAAFNSDTYDEGPTITSSENLDDVWVGQEITLVDDDWDGDFVSIAEGPETTGEDPDTVTTVGFDDDEVTFNTEELVEGEIYHIYAHGDTTETFEFEDDAFEATSENLDVSFESDTVAEDGTLDLEVSSDRPEQSLNISSDDFDADELDDIFNSEDVDVYDHGDEDVITLKTVEDDDEIPANFLDVESGEYEFEFDVTDSIDSDNATIEVRDSDADREFVNGPYTQQQGDEFNITVDHDDTNDAFVTIGDYEDAGYEVGLFVEDTEGDHDEINITFNAHEAGQGDEYDAISAQQEDVNLEIAYMQVVDSDTIHINDDYFDESDLDSEYDTVEDDITDSSATPTATLDNPLAATDYELNVGDGYEVDDGAVEFTDRSDSSFINLEPVGAPGDVTTHTAPEDDSMSDLDDFEDATVTATDSFAEDDYLLLTVEDAGLTGAFPSDDDVSVGANTDDDEGLSALDIELEIEQTDVASNLGDEVWNTSDEADNDLEVSLVNGGDYDGELLIFNIDTEFDEGDYEWTLLFDEGDYIDEDEEVEIEGEFAVEERDVTLNAVDEVPNVDGAELSGDTNVAPGTEIDMVSSATGEFVLTDDPVVADDYSFTGAFDFSDYEPGIEFDVEAEEPEGASDDFTAELVDGDGPVINVDTDAPDEVKVGDDATLDVTISNNGGATAEDVEIGVVIDGENVDEDTESLDADESWTSSYDIPTDVAGDVEWSVTADDAEDDGVTTVSEKDDTDDDKSDDDKSDDDGADDDGAADDGAAADDGTDDGETDDDGSPGFGVAVALAALLGAAMLALRKQN